TTATTATTCAACTAAAACATTGCAAAGGTATGCAAATTAATGGTCTTCCCATTCAGGCTTCCCGTGTCCGGCACTCATGGCCGGGCCTGTCAACCAAAAACGCCCTGACCGGCGGATCAGCCAATATCCGGCTCCGCTGCTTCAACGGCAAAACAATTGTGAACGCAATGAAACTTACCATCGTCCTCGTACTTGTTGCGGTCTTTCAGGTAAATGCGAGATCATCGGCACAAACAGTGTCCTACACCGGCAAACCGGTTTCCCTGCAAAAGATGTTCTCCCTGATCAGGGAGCAAACGAACTACAGTTTCTTTTACCGGAATGAAGATATCGCCGGTACAGGTCAGGTGAATGTGCAATTAAAGAATGTGCCGCTGGAAAAGGCATTGGAGAAAATACTGGCCGGCCTCTCGCTGGAGTTCGAGATACAGGGCCGCACGATCTTCATCAGCAAAAAGGCGCCTGCAAAACCGGCACAGGCAGGTTACCCGATAGTACAGCCTGCGGAGCCGCCGCCCGGCGAGGTCCGCGGTCGTGTGCTGAATCACCGGAACCAGCCGGTGCCGGGCGTGACGGTATTTGTCAAATCAACCAGAACGATTATCATCACCAACGAGGAGGGAGAGTTCATGTTCCGGAATGTCCGGGAAGGAGACACGCTCATGTTCAGCAGCATCAACTACGAAACGCTGTCCGTTCCCGCTACTTCCAGGGCGCCGATGCTCATCTATCTGAAACTCCGCATCACCAATCTCGATGCCGTTACGGTATTCAACACCGGTTACCAGGAATTGAATGCCGAAAGAGCTACCGGTTCCTTCGGCAAACCGGATATGAAAGTGTTTGCACAACGTACCGGCACCATGGATATCATTCAACGGCTTGAAGGGCAGGTACCGGGCATGCAGATAAAGATCGGCGTCAACGTCAATGCTCCCAACAGGAATGGCAATGGCATTACCACCAGGGGCAGTATTATCAGGGGTATAAGTTCCCAGGCCCTGTCCTCCGATCCGCTGTATGTGGTGAACGGGGTAGTAGTAACAGACTTCAGTTCGGTAAACCCGGATGATATCGCGGATATCACCGTATTGAAAGATGCGGCAGCGGCGGCCATCTATGGGGCCAGGGCTGCTAACGGCGTACTGGTGATCAACACGAAAGGCGGCAACAGGAACCAGCGGTTGACGGTCAACTATACCGGCTTCATCAACTTTACCGGCAAACCTGATTTTGAATATATGAAAATGATGAACAGCAGGCAGTTCATCCAGTCTGCCAGGGAAATATTCGACCCGGTGGTCAACCCATGGTCTTCCCGCGCCTATTCCAGCATTGCCCCGCATGACCAGATACTGTACGATCAGCATCGCGGGCTGATCTCCCAGGCCGTTGCCGATCAGCGGCTGGATAGCCTGGCTGCCATCAGCAATATGTCGCAGATCGAAGATATCTGGTACAGGCCGGCGCTGACGACCAACCATACCGTTTCCGCCTCTGGCGGCAATAATGTATATGCATTTTATGTTTCTTTCGGTTACACCGGCACACAAAGCAACACCCCCGGCGAACGCAACAATGCTTACAAGCTCAACCTTTCCCAGAGCTTTAACGCGGGCAGCCGGATTAAGCTGCAACTGAATACCTCCCTCATCAATACCGCGGTAAGCAGGCCAACCTCAAACACTGCAGACCACTCCTTCCTGCCATATCAGCTGTTCAGGGACGCGAACGGCAACAACCTTTCCATGCCGTACCTCGTGCCGTACAATGAAGATATCCGTAACGACTATGCTGCACGCAGCCGCATCAGCCTGGACTATAATCCGCTGGATGAGAGGTTCCTGGCACAAAGCAAAGTGAACAACCTGATCCTGAATGTGACTGCAAAAGCGGATGTTCAGCTGTGGAAGGGCCTGCGTTTCTCCGGCACTTACGGATATGTAAAATCACCGGGAACGGCTACCTATTACACGGATAATAAAGCACTGGGGCAGCGCCAGCAGATCATCGGCCTTACCGTAGCGCCAACGGCATCGTCTGAACCGGTGTATCTCCTTCCTGTAAACGGAGGCACCTTTCAATCCGGTGCTAATGACCAGCGTAACTGGACGGTCCGGAACCAGCTGGTGTACACCGCAACACCCCGCCAGGGGCGGGACAATCTGACCCTGCAGGCCGGACAGGAGGCGCTGGAACAATACAGCTACCGGTCCAGCACCCTCATGCATGGCTACGATAAAGCACTTGGCACCTATGCCGTGCTGGACTATGCAAGGCTGCAGGCAGGTATCCCCGGCACTGTTACCGGATACGGCTCTCTCTGGGTGCAGCCGTTCCAGATCAATGAAACCTACAACCGCTATGCATCCTACTTCGGGCTGGCCAGCTATACCCTCAACCATAAATATAACCTGGACCTGAGCTGGCGGCAGGATCAAAGCAGCCTGTTCGGCAGTGAAGTATCCCGCCAGAACAAACCATTCTGGAGCGCCGGGGTTAAATGGCTCCTGAACAAAGAAGCATTCATGCAGCCGCTCTCCTGGGTCAATGACCTGGGATTGAGGGCCACATATGGCTTTACCGGCAATTCCCCTTACGCTGGCGCCGCTTCGCTTAATGACATCATCAGCAGCATTACACAATCCAACAGCCCCAACGCCATTGCCGGGGATGCCTTTGCCGTCAGCCGTGTGGCCAACAGGCAGCTGGCCTGGGAAAATACGCAGAACATCAATATCGGGCTGGATTTTTCCTTGCTGGACAGAAGGCTTGCGGGGAGCATCGAATATTACAGCAGAACAACTACCGATCTGATCGGCCCCATCCCTCCCAACCCTTTCACCGGCGTTAACTCCATCACCGGCAACATCGGAGAGATGGCCAACAAGGGGGTGGAAATGCGCCTGCAATCCGTAAATATCCGGACGAAGGACTTCAGCTGGAGCTCCATCTTTACCATTGGTTACAACAGGAACAAGCTGATTTCCTTTTCGAAGCCTTACGTATGGATGCAGAACCCTGAAAGCTACGTCAGCAGCCTGAGCTACCTGGTGGGATACCCCATGCGTCCCATGTTCTCTTACCAGTATGCCGGCCTTGACAATATGGGCGATCCCATGATCTACCTGGCGGACAAAACCGTTTCCAAAGATCCCAATATCGCCGGGCTGGATGACATCGTGTATAACGGCACCACACAGCCTTTCTGCAGCGGCGGTCTTTCCAATACTTTCAGCTATAAAGGCATAAGCCTTACACTGAATATGGTCTACAACATGGGCGCCGTTATGCGCCGGGATATCAACATGCTGTACGCCGGCCGCCTGCCCTCTTCATCCAGCCTCGCCGGCCAGAACCTGCCGGTGTCTTTCCTGGACCGGTGGAAACAACCGGGGGATGAAGCC
This genomic stretch from Chitinophaga sp. XS-30 harbors:
- a CDS encoding SusC/RagA family TonB-linked outer membrane protein — its product is MQINGLPIQASRVRHSWPGLSTKNALTGGSANIRLRCFNGKTIVNAMKLTIVLVLVAVFQVNARSSAQTVSYTGKPVSLQKMFSLIREQTNYSFFYRNEDIAGTGQVNVQLKNVPLEKALEKILAGLSLEFEIQGRTIFISKKAPAKPAQAGYPIVQPAEPPPGEVRGRVLNHRNQPVPGVTVFVKSTRTIIITNEEGEFMFRNVREGDTLMFSSINYETLSVPATSRAPMLIYLKLRITNLDAVTVFNTGYQELNAERATGSFGKPDMKVFAQRTGTMDIIQRLEGQVPGMQIKIGVNVNAPNRNGNGITTRGSIIRGISSQALSSDPLYVVNGVVVTDFSSVNPDDIADITVLKDAAAAAIYGARAANGVLVINTKGGNRNQRLTVNYTGFINFTGKPDFEYMKMMNSRQFIQSAREIFDPVVNPWSSRAYSSIAPHDQILYDQHRGLISQAVADQRLDSLAAISNMSQIEDIWYRPALTTNHTVSASGGNNVYAFYVSFGYTGTQSNTPGERNNAYKLNLSQSFNAGSRIKLQLNTSLINTAVSRPTSNTADHSFLPYQLFRDANGNNLSMPYLVPYNEDIRNDYAARSRISLDYNPLDERFLAQSKVNNLILNVTAKADVQLWKGLRFSGTYGYVKSPGTATYYTDNKALGQRQQIIGLTVAPTASSEPVYLLPVNGGTFQSGANDQRNWTVRNQLVYTATPRQGRDNLTLQAGQEALEQYSYRSSTLMHGYDKALGTYAVLDYARLQAGIPGTVTGYGSLWVQPFQINETYNRYASYFGLASYTLNHKYNLDLSWRQDQSSLFGSEVSRQNKPFWSAGVKWLLNKEAFMQPLSWVNDLGLRATYGFTGNSPYAGAASLNDIISSITQSNSPNAIAGDAFAVSRVANRQLAWENTQNINIGLDFSLLDRRLAGSIEYYSRTTTDLIGPIPPNPFTGVNSITGNIGEMANKGVEMRLQSVNIRTKDFSWSSIFTIGYNRNKLISFSKPYVWMQNPESYVSSLSYLVGYPMRPMFSYQYAGLDNMGDPMIYLADKTVSKDPNIAGLDDIVYNGTTQPFCSGGLSNTFSYKGISLTLNMVYNMGAVMRRDINMLYAGRLPSSSSLAGQNLPVSFLDRWKQPGDEAFTDVPSFVADYGTDYTRRKTNYYMRGDNTVVSADFIKLRDITLSYDLPAAALRFLKIQRASVFTQATNFMVWKASQYDIDPEFHEPSGGGRTLPPYKHGYSIGLNLSF